The genomic segment ATGGCGCGCAATAAATGGTATTCCTTATTGGAAAGCGTTTGCGAGGGAGCAACCACGATGCTTTCGCCCGTGTGGATGCCCATGGGATCCATATTTTCCATATTGCACACGGTAACCGCATTGCCAAAAGAATCCCGCATGATCTCATATTCAATTTCCTTCCAACCTCCCAAGTACTCTTCCAAAAGGGCCTCTCCCCCCTGCGACAGCGCAGTGTTTAATAACTCCCTTAATTCACGCGGGTTGCGCGCATAACCAGACCCTAAACCTCCCAGCGAAAAACCAACACGTACCATGACCGGATAGGCAATGCGTTTTGCGAAGAGAAGCCCCTCCTCCATATTCTTCACGGTGGTGCCGCGCGGCACCGCGATCCCGATCTTTTGAAGCCGCGCAGAAAAAGCAGCCCTGTCTTCAGTGTCATGAATCGTTTTCAGGGAAGTGCCTAAAACGCGGACCCGATGCCGCTTCAGAACGCCCTCGCGATCCAACTCAAGTCCGAGGTTCAATGCAGACTGGCCTCCCACATTCAAGAGGATGGCATCAGGGTGCTCCCGCGCGATAATGCGCGCAGCAAAATGAAGGGTCAGGGGAAGAAAATATACCCGATCCGCAAAATCCGCGTCAGTCTGCACGGTGGCGATGTTGGGATTTAAGAGAACAGTTTTGATGCCTTCTTCCTTAAGCGCCTTAATCGCCTGCGAACCGGAATAATCAAACTCTCCGGCTTGGCCGATTTTCAAACCGCCGGAACCGATGATAAATACTTTCTTCGGAAGGGTCTTTTTTGATAATGTGTTTTGCATCACAAAGGATATAAATCAAAATGCAAATCTCAAAATCCAAAATGAAAGTGTAAAATTTATAAATTTTGATTTATCATTTTGATTTTTGATTTTTGGATTTTACATTTATACGGTAAGGTGCAGTATCCTTCATAGTAATTTTACAAACTCATCAAACAGATAATTCGTATCATTCGGTCCTGGATGCGCTTCGGGATGAAATTGCACCGAGATAAACGGCAGCCTCCGGTGTGCGATACCTTCAACGGTCTTGTCGTTGGCATTGCGGAACGATACGCGCCACTGCTTCGGCAGAGAAGATTCGCGCACCGCATATCCATGGTTCTGCGAGGTGAGCACGCAACGATGGGTGCCTTCAATGCGGCACGGCTGATTCTGCCCTCGATGGCCATAGGGCAACTTATATGTGTGAGCTCCCGCGGCAAGCCCCATCAATTGGCTCCCAAGACAGATGCCAAAGAGGGGACGCTTTTGCCGAAACGCTTTTTGCAGAAGAGCGATAGTAGCGCGGCACTGCATGGGATCTCCCGGCCCATTTGAAACCACAATGCCGTGAGCGCGAAGCCGGGTAAAATCATAGTCATAGGGCACGCGGGTGACCCGCACTCCGCGCGCTACAAGCGAACGCACGATACTTTCTTTCGCGCCGCAATCAACTAAAATGACGTGCTTTGCGCCTCGCCCGACATGCGATACGCGCGGTACCGTGACCTGTGCCACAAGATTTTCTTCGTTGGGATCTTTGTTTTCCACATACGCATGACTGTGCACAATCGTCCCGCGCATCACCCCGTGCGCTCTGATCTTTTTAGTAAGCGCGCGGGTATCTACGCCCGCAAGGCAGGGCACTCCTTCCCTTATCAGCCACCGCGAAAAAGAATGCACGCCCTCCCAATGGCTCCAATGCTCAACGCACTCGCTTACAATCACCCCACGGACCTGCATCTTTTTTGACTCCCAGCTCTTAGCGGATGGGACGCCGTAATTGCCAATAAGCGGATACGTAAACACGAGTATCTGCCCCCTAAATGAGGGGTCAGTGAGCGACTCGACATAGCCGACCATGCCGGTGGTAAATACTACCTCCCCCCCCGCAGATACAGGCGCCCCGCAGGACACCCCAGACCATCGTGTGCCGTCCACAAGGGCAAGTTCGCCCGCTAAAGGTGCCTTCCTAAAAGGCCAAAAAAATCCCCCTTGTGGGGGAATGGGAAAAACGGCAGTAGTTTGGGTGTTGGGCGCACGTCTGGTAGAGCGAAGAGGCATGGATGGAAAGGTTGAATTAAACCTTTATCTAAGACGCCCTGTAAAAATAACTTCACGCTTTGATTAACTGCCTTGCCTGAAATAATAGCATTATATACAAGAACGACCCTATAAGTTATTTTTTCTGGCACCCTAAAAGACAGTATAACGGCAAAAAGGCTATCAAACAAGTGGTTTAAGTCGAGTGTGCCCCCCCTGCCATCTTTAGGGGGCTCTAAGGCAAGATATTTTTCCACAGGCAGATGAATCCAAAGTGTTCATTTTTTCGCTTAAGTACGAATAAATTCAGCATTTTCCTCCCTTCTTGACTTTAGCTCTTTTCTCTGCTATACTGCTGATGTAAAAATAAAGTCACCCAAGTTAAGAAGCGGAGAGCGGAGGTCTCATCTTAGCTTTAAAAACCAAACTTAAGGTATTACCTCCGTTTTCTACTTCTCGAGGATAATATTCGCCGATATTATCCGCAGTTATAAAAATAACTGAAAAAATAAAAATAAAAAGTTTTATTTCGTACGCAATTACCCTTAAAAAAGGTATTGAATGTACGAGGAGGGAGGTAGAGAATATAGGGCTATTTAAAAATTCGGCAATAGCCTAAAGGGGCTTACATCATCATCTCCGCTTTTACCCACCAGGGTGAGAACGGGGTGGGTATTAGTCCCTTGAGGCCCACGCTGGACCCTATATTCTTTTTTATTCGGCCCCTAGCGGGGCCTCATTTTTTTTATTGCGCACTTATCCTATACATGGTAGTATCAATACACCTTAGGCGCCATAAAAAAAATAACAAATCCAGCCATTGGCATGATAGTTCTGGAAAACAAGGCTAAACCTTATGCTTAAGTGAAATGTTATTTTTTTAAGCGCCCTTACCTCATGATATGACTTTTCCGCTTTCACTTATCAAAGAGCAAAAAAAGAAACTCGAGCAAGAGCGCGACCAGCTGAAAAAACAGCTTGACGCCATCTCGAAACGCGGCAAGGGGAAAAAGCCCCGCGGGCTTGATGCGAAATTCCCCTCGTACGGAGACAAGGAGGATGAGAACGCCGCAGAGGTTGCCCAATATTCTGATGATCTTTCGCTCGAAGAGACGCTTGACCATGCGCTCGCCGACGTAGAGGGCGCACTGAAACGCATAGAGAACAGCACGTATGGCGTATGCCGGCACTGCGGCGAAGCGATCGACCAACGGCGCCTTAACGCGCGCCCCTCTTCTTCCTCATGCGTAAAATGCAAACAGAGGCTGAAATCCGGCGGAGGAAAAAAATAATATTCCATTGCGCGTAATCAGTGTATGGATGTGAGGAAGTATTGCGGAGATAACAACAATGACATAATCGTATCCGCGCTTTTCGTACTCGACC from the Patescibacteria group bacterium genome contains:
- the carA gene encoding glutamine-hydrolyzing carbamoyl-phosphate synthase small subunit → MDGTRWSGVSCGAPVSAGGEVVFTTGMVGYVESLTDPSFRGQILVFTYPLIGNYGVPSAKSWESKKMQVRGVIVSECVEHWSHWEGVHSFSRWLIREGVPCLAGVDTRALTKKIRAHGVMRGTIVHSHAYVENKDPNEENLVAQVTVPRVSHVGRGAKHVILVDCGAKESIVRSLVARGVRVTRVPYDYDFTRLRAHGIVVSNGPGDPMQCRATIALLQKAFRQKRPLFGICLGSQLMGLAAGAHTYKLPYGHRGQNQPCRIEGTHRCVLTSQNHGYAVRESSLPKQWRVSFRNANDKTVEGIAHRRLPFISVQFHPEAHPGPNDTNYLFDEFVKLL
- a CDS encoding TraR/DksA C4-type zinc finger protein; translation: MTFPLSLIKEQKKKLEQERDQLKKQLDAISKRGKGKKPRGLDAKFPSYGDKEDENAAEVAQYSDDLSLEETLDHALADVEGALKRIENSTYGVCRHCGEAIDQRRLNARPSSSSCVKCKQRLKSGGGKK